In Campylobacter showae CSUNSWCD, one genomic interval encodes:
- a CDS encoding c-type cytochrome, translated as MKKLIVVSGAAALLAGSLFAADGATLYKKCAACHGPKAEKVYLNKVPALNTLSKEEIAEALKGYKEGSLDKFKSSAMMKPIAKPLSDDDIAALSEYIPTLK; from the coding sequence ATGAAAAAACTAATCGTTGTTTCAGGTGCAGCCGCATTGCTAGCGGGCAGCCTATTTGCCGCTGACGGCGCAACACTTTACAAAAAATGCGCGGCCTGTCACGGACCAAAAGCCGAAAAAGTGTATCTAAACAAAGTTCCTGCGCTTAACACGCTTTCAAAAGAAGAGATCGCCGAGGCTTTAAAAGGTTACAAAGAGGGCAGCTTGGACAAATTTAAGTCTTCTGCAATGATGAAACCTATCGCAAAACCTCTTAGCGATGACGACATCGCAGCTCTATCAGAGTACATCCCTACTCTAAAATAA
- the rfaD gene encoding ADP-glyceromanno-heptose 6-epimerase, with amino-acid sequence MKDIKRVAITGAAGFIGSNLAHYFDENLKDVEVLAVDKFRSDEKFSNGNLKSFGHFKNLLGFSGEIYEGDINCAKTLAMIEKFAPDAIFHEAAISDTTVTEQGELMRTNLNSFKDLLDICEKTNARMIYASSGATYGNAKSPQRVGECEAPNNVYGFSKLKMDDLGRKYAKRGVAVVGLRYFNVYGAREFYKNKTASMVLQFGLQILSGKNPRLFEGSDKIKRDFVYIKDIVQANLLALNAASGVYNAATGTARSFQEIVDILQRKLGSNLPCEYIPNPYARSYQFHTQADIEPTKKALGYEPKFSLEEGIKDYAAEIKRIYEEEINA; translated from the coding sequence ATGAAAGATATAAAAAGAGTCGCGATAACTGGCGCGGCGGGCTTTATCGGCTCAAATTTGGCGCATTATTTCGATGAAAATTTAAAAGACGTAGAAGTGCTCGCCGTGGATAAATTTAGAAGCGACGAGAAATTTAGCAACGGCAACCTCAAAAGCTTCGGGCATTTTAAAAATTTGCTCGGCTTTTCGGGCGAAATTTACGAGGGCGACATAAACTGCGCTAAAACGCTAGCCATGATCGAGAAATTTGCCCCTGACGCGATATTTCACGAGGCGGCGATCTCGGATACTACGGTAACCGAGCAAGGCGAGCTAATGAGGACAAATCTAAATAGCTTTAAAGACCTGCTAGATATCTGCGAAAAAACGAATGCCAGGATGATATACGCAAGCTCCGGCGCTACGTACGGTAACGCAAAAAGCCCGCAAAGAGTCGGCGAATGCGAAGCGCCGAATAACGTCTACGGCTTTTCAAAGCTAAAAATGGATGATCTAGGACGAAAATACGCTAAAAGAGGCGTAGCGGTCGTGGGGCTGAGATACTTTAACGTTTATGGTGCTAGGGAGTTTTATAAAAACAAAACCGCCTCGATGGTGCTCCAGTTTGGTCTGCAAATTTTGAGCGGTAAAAATCCGCGCCTCTTTGAAGGCAGCGATAAAATCAAGCGCGACTTCGTCTATATAAAAGACATCGTGCAGGCAAATTTGCTCGCTCTAAACGCTGCTAGCGGCGTATATAACGCAGCGACGGGCACGGCAAGAAGCTTCCAGGAGATCGTGGATATCTTACAGCGCAAGCTGGGGTCAAATTTGCCTTGCGAATACATCCCAAACCCGTATGCGCGCTCATATCAGTTTCATACGCAAGCCGACATCGAGCCGACTAAAAAGGCGCTGGGATACGAGCCTAAATTTAGCCTAGAAGAGGGCATAAAAGACTACGCGGCCGAGATAAAAAGGATATACGAGGAAGAGATAAATGCGTGA
- the gmhB gene encoding D-glycero-beta-D-manno-heptose 1,7-bisphosphate 7-phosphatase, with translation MDKKGFKTAPKKALFLDRDGVINEDAGYVYRREDFVFKEGIFEALREFAKAGYALVVVTNQSGIGRGYYTLEQFDELCRFMLGEFEKEVVKIEKIYFCPHAPEADCLCRKPKPGMLLNAANELNIDLARSIMIGDKDSDVQAGQSAGVGINLKLDDRLKSVADALEFLKKEGKI, from the coding sequence ATGGATAAAAAAGGGTTTAAAACGGCGCCCAAAAAGGCGCTATTTCTTGATCGCGACGGCGTTATAAACGAGGATGCGGGCTATGTTTATAGACGCGAGGATTTCGTTTTTAAAGAGGGCATTTTTGAGGCTTTGAGGGAGTTTGCCAAGGCTGGCTACGCACTAGTCGTGGTGACGAATCAATCAGGCATCGGACGAGGCTACTACACGCTGGAGCAGTTTGATGAGCTTTGCAGGTTTATGCTGGGCGAGTTTGAAAAAGAGGTCGTAAAGATAGAGAAAATTTACTTTTGTCCGCACGCGCCGGAAGCTGATTGCCTTTGCCGTAAACCAAAGCCAGGCATGCTGCTAAATGCCGCAAACGAGCTAAATATCGACCTTGCGCGCTCAATCATGATAGGCGACAAGGATAGCGACGTGCAGGCCGGGCAGAGTGCTGGCGTCGGGATAAATTTAAAGCTGGACGACAGGCTAAAAAGCGTGGCGGACGCGCTGGAGTTTTTAAAAAAAGAAGGAAAAATATGA
- a CDS encoding minor capsid protein, with amino-acid sequence MPFCYFWQGATVKAWNNGLNADQKKRLERELKIGVGLGETTPMLAQRIAQVLQKNKRDATAIALTGAGAIVSEIRQAFFEANDDVIKCYKYQATLDTRTSELCRAYDGLMWDKDYKPIGHNFPFRKPRVNTHFNCRSTIIPVTKSWDELGIEGMDSANDRTRSSMNGYVPQDMSFNDWLKTQSPETIEKTLGKGRAELFMQGKITMRDLITQQGRSVNLEDLVKKKTLKTVFSKDNVSINEIEAIRDWTGASSRKIREYMTGTLKEQLYPEEKESFDNFINLFNKYESNIKKGTDIYRGIGFDEVEVYENSIFAKLKAGDEYFDKAISSFSLEQSVAKHFSGRNGSYKEIILKTKSRGKELYVNDFSDYEEKEVLVKGGEKFKVIEIKDEVIDGDNVMVVYIE; translated from the coding sequence ATGCCGTTTTGCTATTTTTGGCAGGGCGCGACCGTCAAAGCGTGGAATAACGGCCTAAACGCTGATCAGAAAAAGCGCCTTGAGCGCGAGCTAAAAATAGGCGTGGGCCTAGGTGAAACTACGCCGATGTTAGCTCAAAGAATAGCGCAGGTTTTACAAAAAAACAAACGCGATGCAACGGCGATTGCATTAACCGGAGCGGGCGCGATAGTAAGCGAAATTCGCCAAGCCTTTTTTGAGGCTAACGACGACGTCATAAAATGCTACAAATACCAAGCCACGCTAGATACTCGCACGTCAGAACTATGCAGAGCTTACGATGGCCTAATGTGGGATAAAGACTACAAGCCCATCGGGCATAACTTCCCGTTTCGCAAACCGCGCGTAAATACTCATTTTAATTGCCGCAGCACCATAATACCCGTAACTAAAAGCTGGGACGAGCTAGGCATCGAGGGTATGGATAGCGCAAATGATCGCACGAGGTCGTCTATGAACGGCTACGTGCCGCAGGATATGAGCTTTAACGACTGGCTAAAAACCCAAAGCCCCGAAACGATAGAAAAGACGCTAGGCAAAGGCAGAGCCGAGCTATTTATGCAAGGCAAGATCACTATGCGGGATTTGATAACGCAGCAGGGGCGGAGCGTAAATTTAGAGGATTTAGTAAAGAAAAAGACGCTAAAAACGGTATTTTCAAAAGATAACGTAAGTATAAACGAAATAGAGGCCATCCGTGATTGGACGGGGGCTAGCAGTAGAAAAATCCGCGAGTATATGACCGGTACATTGAAAGAGCAGTTATATCCCGAGGAAAAAGAAAGCTTTGATAACTTTATTAACTTATTCAATAAATACGAAAGCAACATCAAAAAAGGAACGGACATATATAGAGGAATAGGCTTTGATGAGGTTGAAGTTTATGAAAATAGTATATTTGCGAAGTTAAAAGCCGGTGATGAATATTTTGATAAAGCTATTTCTAGTTTTTCGTTAGAGCAAAGCGTAGCAAAACATTTCAGTGGTCGCAACGGAAGTTACAAAGAGATAATACTAAAAACAAAATCGCGAGGCAAAGAGCTTTACGTAAATGATTTCTCAGACTACGAGGAAAAGGAGGTTTTGGTAAAGGGCGGTGAAAAATTTAAAGTAATCGAGATAAAAGACGAAGTAATAGACGGCGATAATGTTATGGTCGTTTATATTGAATAA
- the rfaE1 gene encoding D-glycero-beta-D-manno-heptose-7-phosphate kinase yields MREVRALVAGDLMLDHYIWGSCERISPEAPVQVVKIKNETKRLGGAGNVVLNLLSLGAKVGVMSVLGDDETGDEIERILCEQGARAEFIKREKGRTSSIKSRVMATHQQVVRIDKESVEAVTCEDELAANFARALESYDVALLSDYGKGVLTPTLCQKFIKACADAGKPVLIDPKGADYSKYKGATLLTPNKKEAGEAVGFKIENDEQLFAALNLLKNELNLTHSLITISEEGIALLEDAQAVKFPALAKEVFDVTGAGDTVLATLGVMLGAGEGIKKAIETANLAAAVVVAKVGSATASFEEINELVRRKNAAGFEEKIKSADELAATLANRGEKRLVFTNGCFDILHAGHVSYLAKAREFGDILVVGLNSDASVRALKGDTRPVNSQADRATVLAALGAVDYVTIFDELTPLNLIEKLRPDVLVKGADYEGKEVVGSSVVKDVRLVEFVAGKSTSATIKRIKSED; encoded by the coding sequence ATGCGTGAAGTACGTGCTTTGGTCGCGGGCGATCTGATGCTCGATCACTACATCTGGGGCAGCTGCGAGCGTATCTCGCCCGAAGCTCCCGTGCAAGTAGTAAAGATAAAAAACGAAACCAAACGCCTAGGCGGAGCGGGCAACGTAGTGCTAAATTTGCTCTCATTAGGCGCAAAAGTGGGCGTTATGAGCGTGCTCGGAGACGACGAGACAGGCGATGAGATCGAGCGGATCTTGTGCGAGCAGGGCGCTAGGGCTGAGTTTATAAAAAGAGAAAAAGGGCGCACGAGCTCGATAAAAAGCCGCGTGATGGCGACGCATCAACAAGTCGTGCGCATCGACAAAGAAAGCGTCGAAGCCGTAACGTGCGAGGACGAGCTAGCGGCAAATTTCGCCCGCGCGCTAGAGAGCTACGACGTCGCGCTGCTATCTGACTACGGCAAGGGTGTGCTGACGCCTACGCTGTGCCAAAAGTTTATAAAAGCCTGCGCGGATGCCGGCAAACCCGTGCTAATCGATCCAAAAGGCGCGGACTACTCGAAATATAAGGGCGCTACGCTACTAACGCCCAATAAAAAAGAAGCGGGCGAGGCCGTGGGCTTTAAAATAGAAAACGACGAGCAGCTTTTTGCGGCGCTAAATTTGCTAAAAAATGAGCTAAATTTGACCCATTCGTTGATCACGATCTCAGAGGAGGGCATCGCGCTTTTAGAGGACGCTCAGGCGGTTAAATTTCCGGCTCTGGCAAAAGAGGTCTTTGACGTCACGGGCGCGGGAGATACGGTGCTAGCGACGCTTGGCGTGATGCTGGGTGCGGGCGAAGGTATCAAAAAGGCGATCGAGACGGCAAATTTAGCCGCCGCAGTCGTCGTAGCTAAGGTCGGCTCAGCCACGGCAAGCTTTGAGGAGATAAACGAGCTAGTACGCCGTAAAAACGCGGCTGGCTTTGAGGAGAAAATCAAAAGCGCGGACGAACTGGCCGCGACGCTGGCAAACCGAGGCGAAAAGCGGCTGGTTTTTACAAACGGCTGCTTTGATATCTTGCACGCGGGGCATGTGAGCTATCTGGCTAAAGCGCGGGAATTTGGCGATATACTAGTCGTCGGGCTAAACTCGGACGCATCGGTGCGCGCGCTAAAGGGTGACACTCGCCCCGTAAATTCGCAGGCCGACCGCGCTACCGTGCTGGCGGCGCTTGGGGCAGTTGATTACGTGACGATATTTGACGAGCTAACGCCTCTAAATTTGATCGAAAAGCTGCGTCCCGACGTGCTCGTAAAGGGTGCCGACTACGAAGGCAAAGAGGTCGTCGGCAGTAGCGTCGTAAAAGACGTGCGGCTGGTGGAGTTTGTAGCCGGCAAAAGCACGAGCGCGACGATAAAAAGGATAAAAAGTGAAGACTGA
- a CDS encoding heavy metal translocating P-type ATPase → MGKFKCAHCRGEFEREALIERGGELFCCEGCAGVYEILNASGLGEFYERLGKTTLNPARDAKNTAQKSQEDLAAIYQNYVKNENGFNKISLIIEDIHCSACIWLNEKVLFAQKGILEVNINSVNNKALIVWDENEVNLAQIFALVRSIGFEPYPYDAQTQEHRLALQKREFYARLLVGIFCTMNIMWLAIAQYGGYFTGMRQDVRSIINFAEFILATPVLFYTGSGFFRGAWGALKNKTQNMDSLIVTGTLAAYVFSIYSMFSRQGEVYFDSVAMIITFVFIGKYLEILSKKKAADTLDNLNSLNLNSVSVKNGDEITLKSAQEVRVGELVVVRAGERVLLDGVVVSGAASFDLSSLSGESAPAYLSAKDGENEIKSGSVCVDGTLVYEVGAVFSESVLARIINLLETAAAKKPRIQALADAIAARFSAAITALALATFAFWFWRTGELSTALIVAISVVVISCPCALGLATPVSTLVALGAGFRRGIIFKEARIIESLAKCDTAVFDKTGTLTSGRLSVSKFTHADKFDPSLLFSLVNGSTHPVSRAVGEYLRANFSDLKLLELSGFENIAARGTQAKFGGKKLAGGSEKFMRELGLYDGEAVRGTSYFFAAEGEILAVFELEESLKEGAKECVAALKNAGMRVAMLTGDNEYAAKRVAEQLGVGETVANALPTDKAAYVERLANQGRNVLMIGDGINDAAALALSSVAVCMGSGAAVSIAKSDVVLMRDDPASLAAAARLARKTYRIVRQNLAFSLVYNAVTIPLAMAGYVAPAVAALSMSLSSVAVVLNALRVRSER, encoded by the coding sequence ATGGGCAAATTTAAGTGCGCGCATTGCAGGGGCGAATTTGAGCGCGAGGCGCTGATAGAGCGCGGTGGAGAGCTGTTTTGCTGCGAGGGATGCGCGGGAGTTTACGAGATACTTAACGCAAGCGGACTGGGCGAATTTTACGAAAGGCTTGGTAAAACTACGTTAAATCCGGCTCGGGACGCAAAAAATACGGCGCAAAAGTCGCAGGAAGACCTTGCGGCTATTTATCAAAACTACGTCAAAAACGAGAATGGATTTAACAAAATCTCGCTCATCATCGAGGATATACACTGCTCGGCTTGTATCTGGCTAAACGAGAAGGTTTTATTTGCGCAGAAGGGAATTTTGGAGGTAAATATAAACTCGGTTAATAACAAAGCCCTCATCGTCTGGGACGAAAACGAGGTAAATTTGGCTCAAATTTTCGCCCTCGTCCGCTCTATCGGCTTTGAACCCTACCCATACGACGCGCAGACTCAGGAGCATAGACTCGCCCTGCAAAAGCGCGAATTTTACGCGAGGCTGCTGGTGGGCATTTTTTGCACGATGAACATCATGTGGCTGGCCATCGCGCAGTACGGCGGCTACTTCACGGGCATGCGTCAGGACGTGCGCTCTATCATAAATTTCGCCGAATTTATCCTCGCTACGCCGGTGCTTTTTTACACGGGAAGCGGGTTTTTTAGGGGTGCTTGGGGCGCGCTAAAAAACAAAACGCAAAACATGGATAGCCTTATCGTCACGGGCACGTTAGCAGCTTACGTTTTCTCGATTTACTCGATGTTTTCTAGGCAGGGCGAGGTGTATTTTGACTCGGTTGCGATGATAATCACTTTCGTATTTATCGGCAAATATCTGGAAATTTTAAGCAAAAAAAAGGCCGCCGACACGCTAGATAACCTAAACTCGTTAAATTTAAACTCAGTTAGCGTCAAAAACGGCGACGAGATAACGCTAAAAAGCGCGCAGGAGGTGAGGGTGGGCGAGCTCGTGGTCGTGAGAGCTGGCGAACGCGTACTGCTAGACGGCGTCGTCGTTAGCGGCGCGGCGAGCTTTGATCTCTCTAGTCTTAGCGGCGAGAGCGCGCCTGCGTATCTTAGCGCAAAAGATGGCGAAAACGAGATAAAAAGCGGCTCTGTGTGCGTAGACGGCACGCTGGTTTATGAGGTCGGCGCCGTGTTTAGCGAGTCGGTGCTAGCGCGTATCATAAATCTGCTAGAAACCGCCGCAGCCAAAAAGCCGCGTATTCAGGCGCTCGCAGACGCCATCGCGGCGAGATTTTCGGCCGCTATCACGGCGCTGGCGCTAGCGACGTTTGCGTTTTGGTTCTGGCGCACTGGCGAGCTCTCCACCGCGCTCATCGTCGCGATCTCGGTCGTGGTGATCTCGTGTCCCTGCGCGCTTGGGCTTGCTACGCCAGTTAGCACGCTCGTTGCGCTTGGGGCTGGCTTTAGGCGCGGGATAATTTTTAAAGAGGCGCGCATCATCGAAAGCCTAGCGAAGTGCGATACGGCCGTGTTTGACAAGACCGGCACGCTCACGTCGGGGCGGCTTAGCGTGAGTAAATTTACGCACGCGGATAAATTTGACCCGAGCCTACTTTTTTCGCTGGTTAACGGCTCTACGCATCCCGTTAGCCGCGCCGTGGGCGAATATCTGCGCGCAAATTTTAGTGATTTAAAACTTTTAGAGTTAAGCGGCTTTGAAAATATCGCGGCACGCGGCACGCAGGCTAAATTTGGCGGTAAAAAGCTAGCGGGCGGGAGCGAAAAATTTATGCGAGAGCTAGGGCTTTATGACGGCGAAGCGGTGCGTGGGACTAGCTATTTTTTTGCCGCGGAGGGCGAGATTTTGGCGGTGTTTGAGCTAGAGGAGAGCCTAAAAGAGGGCGCCAAAGAGTGCGTAGCCGCGTTAAAAAACGCTGGTATGCGAGTAGCGATGCTAACGGGCGATAACGAATACGCCGCAAAGCGCGTAGCAGAGCAGCTAGGCGTGGGCGAAACGGTCGCGAACGCTCTGCCTACGGATAAGGCCGCATACGTGGAGCGGCTGGCGAATCAGGGGCGAAATGTGCTGATGATAGGTGACGGGATCAACGACGCCGCCGCGCTCGCGCTCTCAAGCGTGGCCGTGTGTATGGGTAGCGGAGCGGCCGTGAGTATCGCAAAAAGTGACGTCGTGCTAATGAGAGACGACCCAGCCTCGCTCGCGGCTGCAGCGAGGCTCGCGCGCAAAACCTACCGAATCGTGCGGCAAAATTTGGCCTTTTCGCTCGTTTATAACGCCGTGACGATACCGCTGGCGATGGCCGGCTACGTCGCGCCCGCCGTGGCTGCGCTATCGATGTCGCTAAGCTCCGTCGCGGTCGTGCTAAACGCGCTGCGGGTTAGGAGCGAGCGATGA
- the rho gene encoding transcription termination factor Rho, which translates to MENNATQPANSTQESQKTTKKHQNSRTHIPVDGHKIEELRTLSLEELIAIANSVGVENPREFRRQDLIFEILKTQTKQGGFILFTGILEITSEGYGFLRSVDANLSDSSNDAYVSNSQIRKFALRVGDIVTGQVREPKDQEKYYALLKIEALNYMPLIEAKERPLFDNLTPLFPTEKLRLEYDPMKLTGRVLDLFTPLGKGQRGLIVAPPRSGKTELMKELAHGIARNHPESHLMVLLVDERPEEVTDMQRCVKGEVFSSTFDLPAMNHVRVAELVIEKAKRLVEMGKDVIILLDSITRLARAYNTVTPPSGKVLTGGVDANALHKPKRFFGAARNIEHGGSLTIIATALIDTGSRMDEVIFEEFKGTGNSEIVLDRNISDRRIYPAINVLKSGTRKEELLQKPDELQKIWAIRSAIATMDDVEALKFLYAKMLKTKDNKELLSILNE; encoded by the coding sequence ATGGAAAATAACGCGACCCAACCTGCAAATTCCACGCAGGAAAGTCAAAAAACCACAAAAAAACACCAAAACTCACGCACTCACATCCCAGTCGACGGACACAAAATCGAAGAGCTAAGAACTCTTAGCCTAGAGGAACTCATCGCTATCGCAAACAGCGTAGGCGTCGAGAATCCGCGCGAATTTCGCAGACAAGATTTGATATTTGAGATCCTAAAAACCCAAACAAAACAAGGCGGATTTATACTTTTCACGGGCATTTTAGAGATCACGAGCGAGGGCTACGGCTTTTTGCGCTCGGTAGACGCAAACCTCAGCGACAGCTCAAACGACGCCTACGTCTCAAACTCTCAAATTCGCAAATTTGCCCTGCGCGTGGGCGACATCGTGACGGGTCAAGTACGCGAACCAAAAGATCAGGAAAAATACTATGCCCTGCTAAAAATCGAAGCGCTAAACTATATGCCGCTAATCGAGGCTAAGGAGCGACCGCTATTTGACAACCTGACTCCGCTTTTCCCGACAGAAAAACTTCGCCTCGAGTACGATCCGATGAAGCTAACAGGCCGCGTGCTCGATCTCTTTACCCCTCTTGGCAAGGGTCAGCGCGGCCTCATAGTCGCCCCTCCAAGAAGCGGTAAAACCGAGCTCATGAAAGAGCTAGCCCACGGTATCGCACGCAACCACCCGGAGTCGCATCTCATGGTGTTACTCGTGGACGAGCGCCCCGAGGAGGTCACCGACATGCAGCGCTGCGTAAAGGGCGAAGTGTTTAGCTCGACGTTTGACCTACCTGCGATGAACCACGTGCGCGTCGCCGAGCTCGTCATCGAAAAGGCCAAACGCCTCGTAGAAATGGGCAAGGACGTCATCATCCTGCTAGATAGCATCACCCGCCTAGCGCGCGCGTATAACACCGTAACTCCGCCAAGCGGCAAGGTGCTAACCGGCGGCGTGGACGCAAACGCCTTGCACAAGCCGAAACGCTTTTTCGGCGCGGCGCGAAATATCGAGCACGGCGGCAGCCTCACCATCATCGCCACCGCACTCATCGACACGGGCTCACGTATGGACGAGGTTATTTTTGAGGAGTTTAAAGGCACGGGCAACAGCGAAATCGTACTAGATCGCAATATCTCCGACCGCCGAATCTACCCAGCCATCAACGTACTAAAATCAGGCACCAGAAAAGAGGAGCTACTGCAAAAACCAGACGAACTGCAAAAGATCTGGGCTATCCGCTCGGCGATCGCGACGATGGACGACGTAGAAGCACTCAAATTTTTATACGCCAAGATGCTAAAAACCAAAGACAACAAAGAGCTTCTTTCGATACTAAACGAATAG
- a CDS encoding YolD-like family protein encodes MNKDRAKIFSSFNPLSTLEKALKAQEREKSEKLDLDESKIEENLNKISKLKPADKVKITYYDGQGYVSIEGLVSNVNLMDKSLTVVKTRVKFDDIYAVEVGL; translated from the coding sequence GTGAATAAAGATAGAGCCAAAATCTTTAGCTCGTTTAATCCCCTCTCGACCCTAGAAAAAGCCCTAAAAGCGCAGGAGCGAGAAAAGAGCGAAAAGCTAGATCTGGACGAGTCCAAGATAGAAGAGAACCTAAACAAAATAAGCAAACTAAAGCCCGCCGACAAGGTAAAAATCACATACTACGACGGGCAGGGCTACGTGAGCATAGAGGGGCTGGTCTCAAACGTAAATTTGATGGATAAAAGCCTAACCGTAGTAAAAACGAGGGTCAAATTTGATGATATTTATGCGGTTGAGGTTGGTTTGTGA
- the gmhA gene encoding D-sedoheptulose 7-phosphate isomerase encodes MKTEDMIKSELEGHLATIKATFALEADIKKACETAVATLKAGGKILLCGNGGSAADAQHIAAELTGRYKTERGALAGIALTTDTSALTAIGNDYGYEFVFSRQLEALGREGDLLIAISTSGNSGNVVKALELARKIGIKTIGLSGRTGGAMNELCELNLVVPSNDTPRIQEMHIMIGHIICQAIDDAF; translated from the coding sequence GTGAAGACTGAAGATATGATAAAAAGCGAGCTAGAGGGTCATCTAGCTACGATAAAGGCGACCTTTGCGCTGGAAGCGGACATCAAAAAAGCCTGCGAAACGGCGGTAGCGACGCTAAAGGCGGGCGGTAAAATTTTGCTTTGCGGAAACGGCGGAAGCGCTGCAGACGCGCAGCACATAGCAGCCGAACTAACGGGCCGCTATAAAACCGAGCGCGGCGCGCTAGCTGGCATAGCTCTAACGACCGATACCTCCGCGCTCACGGCGATCGGCAACGACTACGGATATGAGTTTGTTTTCTCGCGTCAGCTAGAGGCTCTGGGCCGCGAAGGCGATCTGCTCATAGCGATCTCTACTAGCGGAAACAGCGGCAACGTCGTAAAGGCGCTCGAGCTAGCGCGAAAAATCGGTATCAAAACGATCGGACTAAGTGGCCGTACGGGAGGCGCGATGAACGAGCTTTGCGAGCTAAATTTGGTCGTGCCGTCAAACGATACGCCGCGCATCCAAGAGATGCATATAATGATAGGGCATATCATCTGCCAAGCTATCGACGATGCGTTTTAG
- a CDS encoding c-type cytochrome → MKIYHIATAVLALNFSLLAADGAAIYKKCAACHGEKADVKYANKVPALTSISKEDRIKALQGYKDGSNNNFGMGKVMQLHAKNLSDEDMATVSEYIDSLK, encoded by the coding sequence ATGAAAATCTATCACATTGCAACCGCCGTTTTGGCGCTAAATTTTTCTCTACTTGCGGCCGACGGCGCAGCTATTTACAAAAAATGCGCAGCCTGTCACGGCGAAAAAGCGGACGTAAAATACGCAAACAAAGTGCCTGCGCTAACTAGCATCAGCAAAGAAGACCGCATAAAAGCGCTACAAGGCTACAAAGACGGCTCAAACAATAACTTCGGCATGGGCAAGGTCATGCAGCTGCACGCCAAAAACCTAAGCGACGAGGATATGGCGACTGTTAGTGAGTATATCGATAGCTTGAAATAA
- a CDS encoding cation diffusion facilitator family transporter, with product MAMVSNSVALISDAVNNLSDAGSSIITIFGSKLASKMPDEDHPYGYGRTEYIGGLIVSVIVLMLGFQFLKTSVENIFAPEPTSFTIPFLAFLFCAIFVKFALGFYYKKIGKQTKSISLKAVGQEALGDAIISCVILVSAALSYFDDIQIDGYAGALASLFIIINGVLLIKETFDKIIGQRVEKEISDEIYAAVNRCEIVRGAYDLILHNYGAQRYVGSVNVEIDEHLPLAKFRRG from the coding sequence ATCGCTATGGTCTCAAACTCGGTCGCGCTGATATCAGACGCTGTAAATAACCTTAGCGATGCAGGCTCAAGTATCATCACGATATTTGGCTCAAAACTAGCTAGCAAGATGCCCGACGAAGACCACCCCTACGGCTACGGCAGGACCGAGTATATCGGCGGTCTCATTGTTTCGGTTATAGTGCTGATGCTGGGATTTCAGTTTTTAAAAACTTCGGTCGAAAACATCTTCGCGCCCGAGCCCACCAGCTTTACGATACCGTTTTTAGCGTTTTTGTTTTGCGCGATATTCGTCAAATTTGCGCTCGGCTTTTACTATAAAAAGATCGGTAAACAGACCAAATCTATCTCGCTAAAAGCCGTAGGGCAGGAGGCTCTGGGCGATGCGATCATATCGTGCGTGATCCTCGTCTCTGCTGCGCTGTCATACTTCGACGACATCCAGATAGACGGATATGCGGGCGCTTTGGCGTCGCTTTTTATTATCATAAACGGCGTACTTTTGATAAAAGAAACCTTTGATAAAATCATCGGTCAGCGCGTGGAAAAAGAGATCAGCGACGAAATTTACGCCGCCGTAAATCGCTGCGAGATCGTGCGCGGCGCATACGATTTGATCCTTCACAACTACGGCGCACAGCGATACGTAGGCTCGGTAAACGTCGAGATAGACGAGCATTTGCCCTTAGCGAAGTTTCGCAGAGGCTAA
- the ccoS gene encoding cbb3-type cytochrome oxidase assembly protein CcoS encodes MSGAVVAMMIGVSTLLGACGLAALLWGLKTRQFDDERKFLDGTKFDDEDALNDAYELELRRKEKGYKPPE; translated from the coding sequence ATGAGCGGGGCGGTCGTGGCGATGATGATCGGGGTTTCTACGCTACTGGGCGCGTGCGGGCTGGCGGCGCTGCTGTGGGGGCTTAAAACCAGGCAGTTTGATGACGAGCGCAAATTTTTGGACGGGACGAAATTTGACGACGAAGACGCACTAAACGACGCCTACGAGCTGGAGCTTCGCCGTAAAGAAAAGGGCTATAAGCCGCCTGAGTGA